One region of Sebastes fasciatus isolate fSebFas1 chromosome 1, fSebFas1.pri, whole genome shotgun sequence genomic DNA includes:
- the LOC141774404 gene encoding tripartite motif-containing protein 16-like: MAQKGVQLEKESFSCSICLDLLKDPVTTSCGHSYCMNCIKSFWDGEDEKKIYSCPQCRQTFTPRPVLLKNTMLAVLVEELKKTGLQAAPADHCYAGPEDVACDVCTGRKLKAFKSCLVCLASYCEKHLQRHYDSAPLKKHKLVEPSKKLQENICSRHDEVMKMFCRTDQQCICYLCSVDEHKGHDTVSAAAERTERQRELEVSRLNIQQRIQDREKDVKLLQQEVEAVNRSADKAVEDSEKIFTELIRLMEKRSCDVKQQVRSQQKSEVSRVKELQEKLEQEITELKRRDAEMKLLSHTEDHNQFLLNYPSLSPLTESTSSINIRPLSYFEDVTAAVSEVRDKLQDVLREKWTNVSQTVTEVDVLLSQPEPKTRAGFLQYSREITLDPNTAYTLLLLSEGNRKATYMSQHQSYSSHPDRFTGCQQVLSRESLTGRCYWEVERRGRGVYVAVTYKSIRRAGGGSECVFGNNDKSWALLCKQNSYIFRYNNIKTPVSGPQSSRVGVYLDHSAGILSFYSVSETMTLLHRVQTTFTEPLYAGLYLYGYDGNTAELCKLK; the protein is encoded by the coding sequence atggcgcagaaaggagttcagctggaaAAAGAGTCATtctcttgttcgatctgtctggatctactgaaggatccggtgactacttcctgtggacacagctactgcatgaactgtatcaaaagcttctgggatggagaggatgagaagaagatctacagctgccctcagtgtaggcagaccttcacaccgaggcctgtcctgctgaaaaacaccatgttagcagttttagtggaggaactgaagaagactggactccaagctgctcctgctgatcactgctatgctggacctgaagatgtggcctgtgatgtctgcactgggaggaaactgaaagccttcaagtcctgtctggtgtgtctggcctcttactgtgagaaacacctccagcgtcattatgactcagctccgttaaagaaacacaagctggtggagccctccaagaagctccaggagaacatctgctctcgtcacgacgaggtgatgaagatgttctgtcgtactgatcagcagtgtatctgttatctctgctctgtggatgaacataaaggccacgacaccgtctcagctgcagcagaaaggaccgagaggcagagagagctggaggtgagtcgactcaacatccagcagaggatccaggacagagagaaagatgtgaagctgctccaacaggaggtggaggctgtcaatcgctctgctgataaagcagtggaggacagtgagaagatcttcaccgagctgatccgtctcatggagaaaagaagctgtgatgtgaagcagcaggtcagatcccagcagaaaagtgaagtgagtcgagtcaaagagcttcaggagaagctggagcaggagatcactgagctgaagaggagagacgctgagatgaagctgctgtcacacacagaggatcacaaccagtttcttcttaactacccctcactgtcaccactcactgaatctacatccagcatcaatatccgtcctctgagctactttgaggacgtgacggcggctgtgtcagaagtcagagataaactacaggacgttctgagagagaaatggacaaacgtctcacagacagtgactgaagtggatgttttactgtcacaaccagagcccaagaccagagctggattcttacaatattcacgagaaatcacactggatccaaacacagcatacacactgctgttattatctgaggggaacagaaaagcaacatataTGAGTCAACATCAGTCTTattctagtcacccagacagattcactggatgtcagcaggtcctgagtagagagagtctgactggacgttgttactgggaggtggagaggagagggagaggagtttatgtagcagtcacatacaagagtatcaggagagcagggggggggagtgaatgtgtgtttggaaACAATGATAAATCTTGGGCGTTACTTTGTAAACAAAACAGTTATATATTTCGGTACAACAATATCAAaacccccgtctcaggtcctcagtcctccagagtaggagtgtacctggatcacagtgcaggtattctgtccttctacagcgtctctgaaaccatgactctcctccacagagtccagaccacattcactgagcctctctatgctggactttaTCTTTATGGTTATGATGGAaacactgctgagttgtgtaaactgaaatag